From the genome of Solanum pennellii chromosome 6, SPENNV200:
AGTTCATGAAGTGCAACATTACcagttttttctaaaaaaaagttcatgaaGTGCATAACAATATTCTAGTGATTCAAATGGCTATCCATATGTTACTGCGAATACAGCTGGTTGACATTTGTTCTCTTTCTATGCTATTTCTACTTCTTATATAGCAGTCCTTTGACCTGATCAATCAAATGAAATTTTCGTCCCTTAGCATTTTGCTTGTTGGAATTAAATGCAGCTTAAGCAAAACCTATTTAACTTTTCAGTGGATATGTTCTCCTATTGCACATTTTCCTGAGACATGGTCCAATACATGATGACCCTTTCAGCTTTTTGCTTGTCCAGAATATGGGTCTGTGCAATTGTATGATGTTCGTAATTGTTATGAGGAATGATGAGATCCCAATTATTTTTATCTGATCAGTCATTTTAACCTCAATTCTGTTACAAAACGAATGATGAGATCCCAGATCTGATCAATTATGCCTTTATGCCAATTTGAAAATTGCAAAGTAATGCTATTTGagaagcttttttttttaaaaaaaaaatgctaaTATGCTTCTCAATATGCAGGCTGGCTGGAATGTTAATTGGTTTGTCGTACCTGATTTTGGTATATGGCCTCTATGTTCCAGATTGGTTCTTTGAAATATCTAGTCTTAACATGGAACCACGATCACCAGTTTCAGGATATCGATTGAGTACTCAAACTGTAAGAATCTTTTTGAAGAGCTTCAAGATTTTAGTGTTCTCTGATTTACTCTATCTGATGGCTGTTAAACTCTTTCCTTTTCAGCACTATACATCTGCTAAATTGTCACTCTACATGCCTTACTTTAAGTTCCCTAGAAGTCTGACACTTAAGTAAATCAATGTGGTTTAAGAGAGAAAGTGAAGCCACATTTCAGGGTGACAGATTGAGCCACTCTTCATCTTACTTTAGGTCATGAATCTATTTTTAACAGGTTAACTGTGGAGTGAGGGGCAGTCTCGAACCTCCTTGCAATGTTGTTGGTCTGATTGATAGGCTTCTTCTTGGTGAAAAACACCTTTATCAACGTCCTGTCTACAGAAGAACCAAGGTTCTTTATGAACTTAATTGTCATGTTCAAAATCTGATTTTGTGGATTTGAACTGTCCATCTctattctctttgttttttctcttaTAATTTTCTGTGGATAGGAATGCAGTGTCAACTCTCCTGATTATGGACCTCCACCATCAAATGCACCTGGATGGTGCCTTGCTCCATTTGACCCTGAAGGAATCTTAAGGTAGATATCCTCCTTGCCCCATATACACTTTCTCAGCAGATTGCATCTGGTTTAGTTATTAGCTAAAGCCCAGTTACACACAATTGGAAACAACTTTCCTTTGTGAGTTGATTTGAATTTCTGGAGGTACTAATTCATCAAGGCTGATTATTCTATCTCTCACTTCATTATACAATGTATAAAGTAACATATCATTTGCTGTACCATATGTTTTACATAGGATTAGTGCTTAAATCAACCAAAGACTACACAATGGATTAAGAATGATTGGAAATTCctgtttcttttttatgttaaatCAAATTATGTTCCTTTGTTTTACTTTAATTGCTTCCAcctcatatttttctatttcttcattGAAACTATTCAGTTCTTTGATGGCAACCGTTACGTGTCTTGTGGGCTTGCATTTTGGCCACATTCTTGTGCATGTTAAAGTAAGGAAGACATGATAccattttgaaatatttacttACTATAGAATTGCTTCTTGTTTTTGCGTGTTCTCTTTCTCATATTTATACATCTTTGCTATAGGATCACCGGCAGagggtaatcttttggtctgtatTTTCTGTATTTCTAACAGTTGCAGGATATGTATTGGAGCTTGCAGGTATGCTGTTTTATTGATGACAGTGgattgaattttgtttttaaaatatgtttgcTTTATAGCTGACATTCGCAGCACATTTTTGATGTTCCAGGTGTTCCTCTTTCTAAACCGCTTTACACATTGAGCTATATGTTCATCACGGCTGGAGTATCCGGTTTGCTCTTAGTAGTTCTTTATTACATTGTGAGCCTGACTGGATTTTTTGGTTATCTTCTCTTTTAATGAGATAATCCTTTTTTGATAATAATTCTACGAAAAATGATATGTACCGAAACAGAGGAATTTTCTTTCATTGATATTTGACAGAATTAATAATAAGCAAGATGCCCAAGAGAAGCCAGCAGAAATGAGCGTTGATGATATTAACATACTATATCTGATACTCTGCTTAATGAAAAAGTGACTGCTAGGTTAATAAATGGAATCAAACTGAAGTTCACAACATGAGAGTACTTTTAATTTCCTTTAGTGTTACAGAGTTCATAAAAGATCTGTACGTGCAAATACCAGGATtgtcaatattattttcattgtcGACTATTTTGTTGgtaataattgataaaaatatggTAGACACAAAATGTGCAATGATTATTTAGGGAAATGTATATTTGGTCATGAGCATTATGGTCTAGTGTCTAACTGAAAGTagatacatttatatatttgcTAAGCAATGTATGATCTGCAGTCTGCACTTCCAAATTTTATTAGATGGCTGTCTGGAAGATTGCAAGATATGGGACCAGATAATGAAATGCAGATTGTGCACATGACTGTTTTCCTGATACTTCTATGTATCCGTCAAGTCTAGTAATTGCTTTCCTGACACTGACTTGTGGCTTTTGAAGAAAAACATCTTTAATTTTGAAGTAGAAATTTATACTTCTCATACAGTATCTGTATTGTGATTTTCTTGATTCTGTTACAACACGTAATTATAAACTATAAATTAAGAAAGGTATTCTCTTAATTTTTACATCATTAGAGGAAAAGGATGATATTACTGATCTACGGCATGGAATTGATTTGCGTTCTCTATCTGGCCGATGCAGGTTGATGTCAAATGTTTTCAGAAGCCAATGATATTATTTCAGTGGATGGGAATGAATGCTCTCATCCTCTATGCTATGGCTGCTTGTGACCTCTTTTCTGGGGCAGTGCAAGGTTTCTATTGGTATTCACCTGATAACAACTTGGTAATCATCTTCTTTCCATTAAATGTTAGTTCCTCTAGTAAACTTACTCAACTCCTGAGGAGCTATTTCTGATAATTGCAATGCTCTGCTCCACGAACCTGCTTTTGGCAAACAGTGTTTGTGGAAGATCATTTGTGACAGGTGTGACAGAGAGAACCACattaaaagagagagagagagagagatggaCAATATCCCTGGAAATGAGATTGGGATTTAGAATTTAGCCTTCTATGAAGGTTTAGTTTGACCTACTATTCTACATATGACAGGCATCAGAAAACAGTGAGCAGAGCACATCAAAGATATTTCTGCTTTTGTATCCTAATGGATAAATTAGTAGTATGAATTTGGAGGATTCTTGGTAAAATTGAGTACTCTGGTGGAAGGAGGGGGGAGGAGTTGTCATTTGAAACTGGGACTTCTTTACCAGTTGAACTAGTTCTGATTACCCTTCAAGTACTCTGCACCTCTCCCCTCTCCCCATTTGTTGTGGTTTTCTTCAGCCCTCAAGTAGTGCAGTGTTATTTATGGTGTTCGCTTAACAACTTTCATACTTGTATATTCTCCTCAAGTCGcttcatattcaatttttttcttgttaacAATAGTCTCTCCATGTTTTGTGCTTTTAGAGATATAGGTGGTTTTAGAGATTTACAAATAGTAACTATATGCTTCTCGTTAGATCTGAAGTTACAAATAAAATGGAATGTAGGTTGATATTACAGAAAGGTTCATTCAAGCAGCATTTAATTCAAAGAAGTGGGGTACCTTGGTATTTGTGATGCTTGAGATATTGTTTTGGGGTTTGGTTGCTGGATTTCTTCATGCAAAAAAGGTTTATATAAAGCTATGAAGTTGCTGATGTGAATGCATTTGCGTTGTCTGGTGCCACTCTCTTGATCATGCCCAGTATTTTAAAAGAATGCATTCAGCGAGTCCTTCCAGCAGCAAATCCAGAAGATTTGAGATTCCCAAGTCATAGCATTGAAATTTACCGTCCTTACGTCATGTATATATCTGCGGATAATATTATGTAGTAGATCATGAACAGTTTCCAGCTTTCTCCTTGGGTAGTTGTGGTATTAAAATTTGCTTCAAGGATATCTACATAGTCCAGTCACAAATGACAGCACGTTGTAAACTTGTAATTTAATTCTCTTTGTTGATCTTCCTTTCTATTACGGTATTACCCAGTTCCTAGCTGGTCTTGACATAGAATGAAGTTAATCGTGGACACCACATtacatgtgtgtatatatacatatatatatatatatattctcctTTTCTGTTCTTTTTGCGGGTGGAGTGAGATAGACCCTGTTCTTGAACTTTGCAAATTCATTTACCATGAAGAATCAAAGATTATAACTTGGACCCGTCAATAAATTCATAATCCTATAATTAGCGAGTCTGATATAGGGCATAATCACAAGTTATAATGTGAGACAATTAAACATGGGAATTTTATCAAGGCTGTCTGGATAGCTTCTGTTTCTGCTACTTTGCAAtaagtgaactagattgagtaGACATCGAGCATCTTTTtacttgtgtattttttttacaaGTCTGAAGAcccaatttaattaatttacaaattGTGACAGAATTGAGAGAGTCAAGTTCTCAAACGGTCACTGATCTACTATATAGTAAAGTGAAACTAGTACTATGTTTTaggaataaaaaaagaaattgaagcaGAAGGCTGGCcagaatattatatatattcatgattGTTACGTTCCCCTTGTCTTGTTACAAATGATACAATATATAGGTTGGCTTCATCATCAATGTACTTCTCATCCATCATATACTATATAATTAGCTAGACAATAAGGGGCTATCTAGCCTTAGCCTTATTTATTACGTAATGTTGACCTTGCAATTAATGGAATTGGCCACTGATTGAATCAACGTTTTGACGCCTCATTTGTTGGTAAAACTGAAGGATGAAGAGCTCGGCCTTGGCATCGATCATGTCATCAGCGCCAATAGCATCGAAGACTTTGTCAGGatcatcttcatcttcctcCTGTTCGTCGAGGTCTTGGAGATTGTTTGCGGAAGCGTACTGGCTCATGGTCCCCGATGAGGCTGAGGCTGAGGCCGAGGCCTGGTCATCTAGTGATTTCAGATCGTTTGCTGAAGCGTATTGGCTCATGGTATCCAACTGATCTAGTGATTTGAGATCGTCAGCAGAAGCGTACTGGCTCACTGCAGAGGGTGACGTGGCACAATataatgtattattattattattattgtcctGCAGATGCAAAGGGCGCATAGAACCCACCAGCTTCTTCCAATCTCCCTGTTGGGTTATTACCTGAGCAGCTTTCTGCTTTCCTTTTGTACGATGGCGCAATACGAACATTGCAGCTTTGAAGAAGCCGAAAACGCCTGGTGGCTTCGCCTTCTTCTTATTCTGATCGTCATTTCTGTTGTCCTTGATGGCGACCACGCCTTCCGTCATTCtttgatatttattaattaatttgccTTGGCCCTCCCTGCAAAATGCAGGGTGAGTTATAGGAAAAAGATTTTGGGTATAACTAACGCACTTCTTATGCTCTATATAGGAGGAACATTTCTGTTTTCTTGGCAACATTTGTCACCACAATAAATCTTTCATTTATTCAAATTAACACATTATTAGGACAACCAAAGGCTTCTATTTTCTACTTTACCTGAGTTTTCTCCTCATCAACCAAATGcataattgattaaaaaaaaaaagaagaagatatacACGGGAAagaaataagtttatattttgtagaaaaaaatttgaacacTTAAAATTTTGCAAAAGAAATAAAGCATTTATGCTCGACATGAAGTAATTATTCGTACCATGTAAAATGActgataaaaaataacaaaaactatgtgtatttaaatcttaaattaataaaaagaatacaAAGATATACAATTTATCAGTATCTTATTTATGATACTCATTTGGCAAAATTGTACAAGAAACCAAACAAAGTCCATAATTTTCACAACTGCTGAGGTTTTcatgttcatgaaaagaataatcttaagaaatacaaattgcatgtccaaacaaaaattcaacttcaTAACAATGCAATCATATCACAAGTCTTAATGGGCCCTCACGTGTGGAAGACAAACTACGGACCCCAAGATAGTATTATAATGGCAGGATCATTAAGATATTAACAGAATGAGCAGATTTCATGCTTTTGGACACTTGTGTGCATCCATGTTGTGGTTCATTTCATTTCGACGGACAGAACTGGGGCATATCTCTAAGCATGGCTCTTTAAGAGCATCGTCAACTTCTTGCTGAGGAGGAAGAATCCCAAATTTAAACTGCATTAGATTGGGACAGCGTTATGTATGTTTCCATGGTGTTTCTTGTAGGCACAAAATCAAATCAGAAGAATCACATGCGTGTGTTGCAAAAACGTCAACTTTTATGATTATGTCAACAAGAAGTGTATTATATCAGCATGACTTATTCTCCCAGGGCTTTTCAAGGGGCATTACTAAGCATTTTAATTTTAGCCACAATTCCATTAAACCTCCAAATGGTGTGGGTGTGTTACCAATTATATGTTTAAGATGCATGAACGAATATACTTTTGCAACCGCACCATCACCTGGCCAATGAAAACAGTTACCTGACAACTAT
Proteins encoded in this window:
- the LOC107023675 gene encoding heparan-alpha-glucosaminide N-acetyltransferase-like isoform X1, whose product is MSSLTVVTDSGERAPLLCISSPELSHSHPRDGEIVSSSSDEIAVSKPTLSDPKQRLVSLDVFRGLTIALMILVDDAGKAFPSINHSPWFGVTLADFVMPFFLFIVGVSASLVFKKVSCKPQATKKVLLRTVKLFILGVVLQGGYFHGRNNLSYGVDIAKIRWMGVLQRISIGYLFASILEIWFANDYHVDSSKAFIRRYFFQALAGMLIGLSYLILVYGLYVPDWFFEISSLNMEPRSPVSGYRLSTQTVNCGVRGSLEPPCNVVGLIDRLLLGEKHLYQRPVYRRTKECSVNSPDYGPPPSNAPGWCLAPFDPEGILSSLMATVTCLVGLHFGHILVHVKDHRQRVIFWSVFSVFLTVAGYVLELAGVPLSKPLYTLSYMFITAGVSGLLLVVLYYIVDVKCFQKPMILFQWMGMNALILYAMAACDLFSGAVQGFYWYSPDNNLVDITERFIQAAFNSKKWGTLVFVMLEILFWGLVAGFLHAKKVYIKL
- the LOC107023675 gene encoding heparan-alpha-glucosaminide N-acetyltransferase-like isoform X2 — protein: MSSLTVVTDSGERAPLLCISSPELSHSHPRDGEIVSSSSDEIAVSKPTLSDPKQRLVSLDVFRGLTIALMILVDDAGKAFPSINHSPWFGVTLADFVMPFFLFIVGVSASLVFKKVSCKPQATKKVLLRTVKLFILGVVLQGGYFHGRNNLSYGVDIAKIRWMGVLQRISIGYLFASILEIWFANDYHVDSSKAFIRRYFFQALAGMLIGLSYLILVYGLYVPDWFFEISSLNMEPRSPVSGYRLSTQTVNCGVRGSLEPPCNVVGLIDRLLLGEKHLYQRPVYRRTKECSVNSPDYGPPPSNAPGWCLAPFDPEGILSSLMATVTCLVGLHFGHILVHVKDHRQRVIFWSVFSVFLTVAGYVLELAGVPLSKPLYTLSYMFITAGVSGLLLVVLYYIVDVKCFQKPMILFQWMGMNALILYAMAACDLFSGAVQGFYWYSPDNNLCLWKIICDRCDRENHIKREREREMDNIPGNEIGI
- the LOC107023693 gene encoding uncharacterized protein LOC107023693, with translation MTEGVVAIKDNRNDDQNKKKAKPPGVFGFFKAAMFVLRHRTKGKQKAAQVITQQGDWKKLVGSMRPLHLQDNNNNNNTLYCATSPSAVSQYASADDLKSLDQLDTMSQYASANDLKSLDDQASASASASSGTMSQYASANNLQDLDEQEEDEDDPDKVFDAIGADDMIDAKAELFILQFYQQMRRQNVDSISGQFH